The Lutibacter profundi genome includes a region encoding these proteins:
- a CDS encoding T9SS type B sorting domain-containing protein encodes MKKIIVLLLTLFPIILASQNEAAIWYFGNQAGLDFNSGVPVVLTNGQLDTYEGCASISDSSGNLLFYTDGVSVWNKNHTIMANGTGLDGNSSSSQSAIIIPKPNNANQYYIFTVDDNPLPIGGQLGINYSTIDITSNAGLGAVISKNNLVKQYAYEKITAVRHANNNDFWVISFVKDSFYAWLVSGTGVNTTPVISSTGISSTNASRGYLKTSIDGSKIASANFGNNGTLMLYNFDASTGIVNNEIQLNFDDPADIPYGAEFSKFGTKLYATTCRLPGSGVGPPGRLYQFDLSNANARTLIEDQNEYTRGALQLAIDGKIYRALSKVTTAQNQASGSQYLGVINDPELVGLACNYTSNAIDITVAGAFPTHKVFEGLPPFMSSYFLLPSITANNVCFGDSTLFSFNSTTPPSSITWNFGDPSTGINNTSTLINPTHVFSSSGVFSVTADVVITGVPITLNLEVTVYNVPTITSPVSLIQCDDDLDGIVNFNLLEANTLITTDSPTPTISYFLTEIDAINNTNPISNVTTFSGSTGDAVWARVVNNVGCFDTAEVQLNVTSTQIPASLMVTFDECDDATDGNDTNGLTTFDFSSATVQILNALLPTTNLSVSYYENIADALAQLNSIDPTNYTNTTPNSQQIVVRVDDLTNGCFGLGYHVTLNVNLIPQFELDTSADFCNDGTTSIIGVQNPAAVYTYVWENSAGTVVGNTSAISVTSSDTYTVTATDTTGNNCQNSKRIIVNIYDIPVVTSPVSLTQCDDDLDGIVNFNLNEANSLISSESPFPSFSYFLTQNDAINNTNPISNVTTFSGSTGDAVWARVVNSNGCFDTAEVQLNVTSTQIPAGLMVTFDECDNANDGNDTNGLTNFDFSSATEQIKTALLPETNLTVSYYENIADALAQLNSIDPTNYTNTTPNSQQIVVRVNDLTNDCFGLGYHVTLNVNPTPQFQLDTTADFCNDGTTSIIGVQNPAAIYTYVWENSAGTVVGNTSAISVTSSDTYTVTATDTTGNNCQNSKRIIVNIYDIPVVTSPVSLTQCDDDLDGIVNFNLNEANSLISSESPFPSFSYFLTQNDAINNTNPISNATAFSGSTGDAVWARVVNSNGCFDTAEVQLNVTSTQIPASLMVTFDECDDATDGNDTNGLTTFDFSSATEQIKTALLPETNLTVSYYENIADALAQLNSINPTNYTNTTPNSQQIVVRVNDLTNDCFGLGYHVTLNVNPTPQFQLDTTADFCSDVTAPTIGVQNPAAVYTYVWENSAGTVVGNTSAISVTSSDTYTVTATDTSGNNCQNSKSILVNMYDIPVVTSPVSLIQCDDDLDGIVNFNLNEANSLISSESPFPSFSYFLTQNDAINNTNPISNVTTFSGSTGDAVWARVVNSNGCFDTAEVNLQVITIDIPSDLMITFDECDDLFNDNDTDGFATFDFSSATEQILNALLPTTNLSVSYYKNISDAQAKLNAINPNSFRNTITNSQQIFARIDHNLINCYKIEPLISLNVNPVPQFDLLDTIEFCFLSLEYSIGIENPSDEYDYQWRNELGKMIGSTPNITINSEGLYTVTATNNNNCIKTRSIQVNSIPVTPLLNFDKNNIVLADNSDNNTITVLIDNLPTSTYEFAIDNNTFQSNNLFENVLAGLHTIKIRDVENCLESSVDISVINIPNFFTPNGDGYNDTWHVTGIAFQPTSNVYIFDRFGKLIAILNPLGRGWNGLYKGNPLPSTDYWYKVELDDGRVLKGHFSLIRR; translated from the coding sequence ATGAAAAAAATAATTGTCTTATTGTTAACACTATTTCCAATTATTTTAGCTTCACAAAATGAAGCTGCTATATGGTATTTTGGAAATCAAGCTGGACTAGATTTTAATAGTGGAGTTCCTGTTGTTCTTACAAATGGACAATTAGATACTTATGAAGGCTGTGCCTCTATTAGTGATTCTTCAGGTAATTTACTTTTTTATACAGATGGTGTTTCTGTTTGGAATAAAAACCATACAATAATGGCAAATGGAACAGGATTGGATGGCAATTCTTCTAGTTCTCAATCTGCAATTATCATTCCTAAACCCAACAACGCTAATCAATATTATATTTTTACAGTTGATGATAACCCATTACCAATAGGCGGACAGTTAGGAATCAATTATTCAACTATTGATATTACCTCTAATGCAGGTTTAGGTGCTGTTATTTCAAAAAATAATTTAGTTAAACAATATGCTTATGAAAAAATAACAGCTGTGCGACACGCAAATAATAATGATTTCTGGGTTATTTCTTTTGTGAAAGATTCTTTTTATGCTTGGCTTGTTAGTGGAACTGGTGTAAATACTACTCCTGTGATTAGTTCAACTGGTATTAGTTCAACAAATGCCTCGCGAGGATATCTAAAAACATCAATTGATGGTTCTAAAATTGCAAGTGCAAATTTTGGAAATAATGGAACTTTAATGCTTTACAACTTTGATGCTTCAACTGGGATTGTAAATAATGAAATACAACTCAACTTTGATGATCCTGCTGATATTCCGTATGGTGCTGAATTTTCAAAATTTGGAACAAAATTATATGCTACTACCTGCAGATTACCTGGATCGGGTGTAGGCCCTCCTGGAAGATTATATCAATTTGATTTGTCAAATGCCAATGCAAGAACATTAATTGAAGACCAAAATGAGTACACACGAGGAGCCTTACAATTAGCAATTGACGGTAAAATATACCGAGCACTTTCAAAGGTAACAACCGCTCAAAACCAAGCGAGTGGCTCTCAATATTTAGGTGTTATAAATGATCCTGAATTGGTTGGGTTGGCTTGTAATTATACTTCTAATGCCATTGATATAACAGTAGCAGGTGCATTTCCTACTCATAAAGTATTTGAAGGATTACCTCCTTTTATGTCTTCTTACTTTTTATTACCTTCCATTACAGCAAATAATGTTTGTTTTGGTGATAGTACACTATTTAGCTTTAATTCAACTACACCTCCTTCAAGTATTACTTGGAATTTTGGGGATCCTTCAACAGGTATTAACAACACTTCTACATTAATAAACCCTACTCATGTATTTTCATCATCAGGAGTTTTTTCAGTTACAGCCGATGTTGTAATAACTGGTGTTCCAATTACACTTAATTTAGAAGTTACAGTCTACAATGTACCAACTATTACATCTCCCGTTTCTCTTATTCAATGTGATGATGACTTAGATGGTATTGTTAACTTTAATTTATTAGAAGCAAATACATTAATTACAACAGATTCACCAACGCCTACTATTTCCTATTTCCTTACTGAAATTGATGCCATAAACAATACAAATCCTATTTCAAATGTAACTACTTTCTCTGGTAGCACTGGTGATGCTGTTTGGGCAAGAGTGGTTAATAATGTTGGATGTTTTGATACAGCTGAAGTACAACTAAATGTAACTTCAACGCAAATCCCTGCCAGTTTAATGGTTACTTTTGATGAATGTGATGATGCAACTGATGGTAATGATACGAATGGACTCACTACTTTTGACTTTAGTAGTGCAACAGTTCAAATTCTTAATGCGCTTCTTCCTACCACAAATCTCTCTGTTTCGTATTATGAAAATATTGCTGATGCGCTTGCTCAACTTAATAGTATTGACCCTACAAACTATACAAACACAACACCTAACTCGCAACAAATTGTAGTAAGAGTTGATGATTTAACTAATGGTTGTTTTGGATTGGGTTACCACGTTACATTAAATGTAAATCTTATTCCCCAATTTGAGCTAGATACCTCAGCTGATTTTTGCAATGATGGTACAACATCAATTATTGGCGTTCAAAATCCTGCTGCTGTTTATACCTACGTTTGGGAAAATAGTGCTGGTACCGTTGTTGGAAATACATCTGCCATATCTGTAACCTCTTCTGATACCTATACCGTTACTGCAACTGATACCACTGGTAATAATTGTCAGAATTCAAAAAGAATTATTGTTAATATTTATGATATTCCGGTAGTTACATCTCCCGTTTCTCTTACTCAATGTGATGATGACCTAGATGGTATTGTTAATTTTAATCTAAATGAAGCCAACTCGCTAATATCTTCTGAAAGTCCATTCCCTAGTTTCTCTTACTTTTTAACCCAAAACGATGCTATAAACAACACAAACCCCATTTCAAATGTAACAACCTTTTCTGGTAGCACTGGTGATGCTGTTTGGGCAAGAGTGGTTAATAGTAACGGATGTTTTGATACGGCGGAAGTACAACTAAATGTAACTTCAACGCAAATCCCTGCTGGTTTAATGGTTACTTTTGATGAATGTGATAATGCAAATGATGGTAATGATACGAATGGGCTCACTAATTTTGACTTTAGCAGTGCAACTGAGCAAATTAAAACAGCCCTATTACCTGAAACAAACTTAACTGTTTCGTATTATGAAAATATTGCTGATGCACTTGCTCAACTTAATAGTATTGACCCTACTAACTATACAAATACAACACCTAACTCGCAACAAATTGTAGTGAGAGTTAACGATTTAACAAACGACTGTTTTGGATTAGGTTACCACGTTACATTAAATGTAAATCCTACTCCTCAATTTCAGCTAGATACCACAGCTGATTTTTGCAATGATGGTACAACATCAATTATTGGCGTTCAAAATCCTGCTGCTATTTATACCTACGTTTGGGAAAATAGTGCTGGTACTGTTGTTGGAAATACATCTGCCATATCTGTAACCTCTTCTGATACCTATACCGTTACTGCAACTGATACCACTGGTAATAATTGTCAGAATTCAAAAAGAATTATTGTTAATATTTATGATATTCCGGTAGTTACATCTCCCGTTTCTCTTACTCAATGTGATGATGACCTAGATGGTATTGTTAATTTCAATCTAAATGAAGCCAACTCGCTAATATCTTCTGAAAGTCCATTCCCTAGTTTCTCTTACTTTTTAACCCAAAACGATGCTATAAACAACACAAACCCCATTTCAAATGCAACTGCTTTCTCTGGTAGCACTGGTGATGCTGTTTGGGCAAGAGTGGTTAATAGTAACGGATGTTTTGATACGGCAGAAGTACAACTAAATGTAACTTCAACGCAAATCCCTGCTAGTTTAATGGTTACTTTTGATGAATGTGATGATGCAACTGATGGTAATGATACGAATGGGCTCACTACTTTTGACTTTAGCAGTGCAACTGAGCAAATTAAAACAGCCCTATTACCTGAAACAAACTTAACTGTTTCGTATTATGAAAATATTGCTGATGCACTTGCTCAACTTAATAGTATTAACCCTACTAACTATACAAATACAACACCTAACTCGCAACAAATTGTAGTAAGAGTTAACGATTTAACAAACGACTGTTTTGGATTAGGTTATCACGTTACATTAAATGTAAATCCTACTCCTCAATTTCAGCTAGATACCACAGCTGATTTTTGTAGTGATGTTACAGCTCCAACTATTGGTGTGCAAAACCCTGCTGCTGTTTATACCTACGTTTGGGAAAATAGTGCTGGTACTGTTGTTGGAAATACATCTGCCATATCTGTAACCTCTTCTGATACCTATACCGTTACTGCAACTGATACCAGCGGTAATAATTGTCAGAATTCAAAAAGTATTTTAGTTAATATGTATGATATTCCTGTTGTTACATCTCCCGTCTCTCTTATTCAATGTGATGATGACCTAGATGGTATTGTTAATTTCAATCTAAATGAAGCCAATTCTCTTATATCTTCTGAAAGTCCGTTCCCTAGTTTCTCTTACTTTTTAACCCAAAACGATGCTATAAACAACACAAACCCCATTTCAAATGTAACAACCTTTTCTGGTAGCACTGGTGATGCTGTTTGGGCAAGAGTGGTTAATAGTAACGGATGTTTTGATACGGCGGAAGTAAATTTACAAGTTATTACAATTGATATCCCCAGTGATTTAATGATTACTTTCGATGAATGTGATGATTTATTTAATGACAACGATACTGATGGTTTTGCTACTTTTGACTTTAGCAGTGCAACTGAGCAAATTCTCAATGCACTTCTTCCTACCACAAACCTTTCTGTTTCTTATTATAAAAATATTTCAGATGCACAAGCTAAATTAAATGCTATAAACCCTAATAGCTTTAGAAATACAATAACGAACTCGCAACAAATTTTTGCTAGAATAGACCACAATTTAATTAATTGCTACAAAATTGAACCTCTTATCTCCTTAAATGTAAATCCTGTTCCTCAATTTGATTTATTAGATACAATTGAGTTTTGTTTTCTTTCTTTAGAATATAGTATTGGTATTGAAAATCCCTCAGACGAATATGATTATCAATGGAGAAACGAGCTGGGAAAAATGATAGGGAGCACTCCAAATATTACAATAAATTCAGAGGGATTATACACTGTTACTGCAACTAACAACAATAATTGTATAAAAACAAGAAGTATACAAGTTAATAGTATTCCTGTAACACCTTTATTAAATTTTGATAAAAATAATATTGTTCTTGCTGACAATTCTGACAACAATACAATAACTGTATTAATAGACAATTTACCTACTAGTACCTATGAATTTGCCATTGATAATAACACTTTTCAATCTAATAATTTATTTGAAAATGTACTAGCGGGTCTACATACCATTAAAATTAGAGATGTTGAAAATTGTCTTGAATCTTCCGTAGATATTTCTGTAATTAATATTCCCAATTTTTTTACGCCTAATGGTGATGGATATAATGATACTTGGCATGTAACAGGTATAGCGTTTCAGCCAACCTCTAATGTTTATATATTTGATAGATTTGGAAAATTAATAGCCATTTTGAATCCCTTAGGACGTGGTTGGAATGGTTTGTACAAAGGAAACCCTCTACCTTCTACAGATTACTGGTATAAAGTAGAATTAGATGATGGAAGAGTTCTAAAAGGTCATTTTAGCTTAATTAGACGTTAG
- the uvrB gene encoding excinuclease ABC subunit UvrB, protein MQFKLESKFKPTGDQPEAIIQLVEGINSNEKYQTLLGVTGSGKTFTVANLIEKVKKPTLVLAHNKTLAAQLYSEFKQFFPNNAVEYFVSYYDYYQPEAYLPTTGTYIEKDLSINEDIEKLRISASSALLSGRRDVIIVASVSCIYGIGNPVEFKKNIISIEVDEVISRTSFLHQLVTSLYSRTETEISSGTFKVKGDTITVFPSYGEHAYRIHFFGDEIEEIESFDVSNNKVIEKFDTLKIYPANLFVTSPDVLQNAIHSIQEDLVKQYDYFKEIGKHLEAKRLKERTEFDLEMIRELGYCSGIENYSRYLDQRKPGTRPFCLLDYFPDDYLMIIDESHVTIPQVHAMYGGDRSRKENLVSYGFRLPAAMDNRPLKFDEFEEIQNQVIYVSATPADYELQKTEGVFVEQVIRPTGLLDPEIEVRTSINQIDDLIEEIQIRVEKDERTLVTTLTKRMAEELTKYFSRIQIRCRYIHSDVDTLERVEIMADLRKGLFDVLIGVNLLREGLDLPEVSLVAILDADKEGFLRSHRSLTQTIGRAARHIEGKAIMYADKITKSMQLTIDETNRRREKQIAYNTINKITPSQIIKSIENTLAKNTGASYRYDITSNMAAEEELSYLPKSEIDKRIREKRKQMEVAAKGLDFMAAAKLRDEIKILQEKIKNK, encoded by the coding sequence ATGCAATTTAAATTAGAATCTAAATTTAAACCTACTGGTGACCAACCTGAAGCAATTATACAGTTAGTTGAAGGTATAAATTCTAATGAAAAATATCAAACTTTATTGGGAGTTACTGGTTCAGGAAAAACATTTACTGTTGCTAATTTAATTGAAAAAGTTAAAAAACCAACTTTAGTTTTAGCACATAATAAAACTTTAGCAGCTCAATTGTATTCTGAGTTTAAACAGTTTTTCCCAAATAATGCTGTAGAATATTTTGTTTCGTATTACGATTATTATCAACCTGAAGCCTATTTACCAACTACAGGAACTTACATAGAAAAAGATTTATCTATAAATGAGGATATTGAAAAACTACGAATTAGTGCTTCTTCTGCCCTACTTTCTGGAAGAAGAGATGTTATTATTGTAGCTTCTGTATCTTGTATTTATGGAATTGGGAATCCTGTAGAATTTAAAAAAAATATTATTTCTATTGAAGTTGATGAAGTTATTTCTCGTACTTCTTTTCTACATCAATTAGTAACAAGCCTATACTCTAGAACAGAAACAGAGATAAGTAGTGGAACTTTTAAAGTAAAAGGAGATACTATAACTGTTTTTCCATCTTATGGAGAACACGCTTATAGAATTCATTTTTTTGGAGATGAAATTGAAGAAATAGAAAGTTTTGATGTTAGTAACAATAAGGTTATTGAAAAATTTGATACCCTAAAAATATATCCAGCTAATTTATTTGTTACTTCTCCCGATGTTTTACAAAACGCCATCCATTCTATACAAGAAGACTTAGTAAAGCAATATGATTATTTCAAAGAAATTGGTAAACATCTAGAAGCAAAACGACTTAAAGAGCGTACCGAATTTGACTTAGAAATGATTCGAGAATTGGGATATTGCAGTGGCATTGAAAACTATTCTCGCTATTTAGATCAAAGAAAACCAGGCACAAGACCTTTCTGTTTACTAGATTATTTTCCTGATGATTATTTAATGATTATTGATGAAAGTCATGTTACAATTCCTCAAGTTCACGCAATGTATGGTGGCGATAGGTCAAGAAAAGAAAACTTGGTAAGTTATGGTTTTAGATTGCCTGCTGCTATGGATAACAGGCCTTTAAAATTTGATGAGTTTGAAGAAATCCAAAATCAAGTTATTTATGTTAGTGCTACACCTGCAGATTACGAATTACAAAAAACGGAAGGTGTTTTTGTTGAGCAGGTAATTAGACCAACAGGTTTACTAGACCCGGAGATTGAAGTACGTACAAGTATCAATCAAATTGATGATTTAATTGAAGAAATTCAAATTAGAGTAGAAAAAGATGAACGTACTTTGGTAACAACACTTACTAAAAGAATGGCTGAAGAATTAACCAAATATTTTAGTAGAATTCAAATTAGATGTCGTTATATTCACTCAGACGTTGATACTTTAGAGCGTGTAGAAATTATGGCAGATTTACGAAAAGGATTATTTGATGTACTTATTGGTGTAAACCTTTTGCGTGAAGGATTAGACCTACCTGAAGTTTCTTTGGTAGCTATTTTAGATGCTGATAAAGAGGGGTTTTTACGCTCACATCGTTCATTAACTCAAACTATTGGTAGAGCTGCTAGGCATATTGAAGGAAAAGCAATTATGTATGCTGATAAAATTACCAAAAGTATGCAACTAACTATTGATGAAACAAACCGAAGAAGAGAGAAACAAATAGCCTATAATACCATAAACAAAATTACTCCTAGCCAAATTATAAAAAGTATTGAAAATACACTGGCAAAAAATACGGGAGCATCCTATCGATATGATATAACTTCAAATATGGCTGCCGAAGAAGAATTATCTTATCTACCAAAATCTGAAATAGATAAAAGAATACGTGAGAAAAGAAAACAAATGGAAGTTGCAGCTAAAGGTTTAGATTTTATGGCTGCAGCAAAATTACGTGATGAAATTAAAATTTTACAAGAAAAAATTAAAAATAAGTAA
- the fsa gene encoding fructose-6-phosphate aldolase: MKFFIDTANIDQIREAQALGILDGVTTNPSLMAKEGITGATNIINHYKAICEVVDGDVSAEVIATDFEGMIKEGEELAALNPQIVVKLPMIADGIKACKYFSDKGIKTNVTLVFSAGQALLAAKAGATYVSPFIGRLDDVSTDGLHLISEIRLIYDNYGFETQILAASVRHTMHIIDCAKLGSDVMTGPLSSIKGLLKHPLTDIGLAKFLEDYKKGN, encoded by the coding sequence ATGAAATTTTTTATTGATACTGCCAATATAGATCAAATTAGAGAAGCACAGGCTTTAGGTATTTTAGATGGAGTTACTACAAATCCATCATTAATGGCTAAGGAGGGAATTACAGGTGCTACAAATATTATAAACCATTACAAAGCAATTTGTGAAGTGGTTGATGGCGATGTAAGTGCTGAAGTTATTGCAACCGATTTTGAAGGAATGATAAAAGAAGGAGAAGAATTAGCAGCTTTAAATCCACAAATTGTTGTTAAACTACCTATGATTGCGGACGGAATTAAGGCTTGCAAGTATTTTTCTGATAAAGGAATAAAAACAAATGTAACGTTGGTATTTTCTGCCGGACAAGCATTATTAGCAGCAAAAGCAGGGGCAACATATGTTTCGCCTTTTATTGGTAGGTTAGATGATGTTTCAACAGACGGATTGCATTTGATATCTGAAATAAGATTAATTTATGATAATTATGGTTTTGAAACTCAAATTTTAGCAGCATCTGTACGTCATACAATGCATATTATAGATTGTGCTAAATTAGGGTCAGATGTAATGACAGGGCCATTATCTTCTATAAAAGGATTATTAAAACACCCATTAACAGATATAGGATTAGCTAAATTTTTAGAAGATTATAAAAAAGGAAACTAA
- a CDS encoding SDR family oxidoreductase: protein MSKVVLITGGSSGIGKSVGEYLSQKGFIVYGTSRNSTKIKNHPFKLVSLDVNDVNTIKSAVEEVIKNEGKLDILINNAGMGITGSIEETPTSEMRKVFNTNFFGAIDVMKAVLPQMRKQKSGLIINVTSIAGYMGLPFRGIYSATKGALEIVTEAIRMEVKNFGIEVTNVAPGDFATNIASGRYHTPVFENSPYKEVYQSNLDLMDTHVNSGNDPIEMAEAIYKIIKTSKPKVHYKVGSFMQKFSIVLKKILPDTIYEKLLMNHYKL, encoded by the coding sequence ATGTCTAAAGTTGTTTTAATTACAGGAGGTTCTTCAGGAATTGGTAAATCTGTTGGGGAATATTTATCTCAAAAAGGATTTATTGTTTATGGAACTAGTAGAAATTCTACTAAAATTAAAAATCATCCTTTTAAGTTGGTTTCTCTTGATGTAAATGATGTAAATACCATAAAAAGTGCTGTTGAAGAAGTGATTAAAAATGAAGGAAAGTTAGATATTTTGATAAATAATGCTGGTATGGGAATTACTGGTTCTATTGAAGAAACACCTACAAGTGAAATGCGTAAGGTGTTTAATACTAATTTTTTTGGTGCAATTGATGTAATGAAAGCGGTATTACCACAAATGCGAAAACAAAAAAGTGGACTGATTATTAATGTAACTTCTATAGCAGGTTATATGGGGTTGCCTTTTAGAGGAATTTATTCTGCTACCAAAGGTGCGCTAGAAATTGTTACGGAAGCCATTCGTATGGAAGTTAAAAATTTTGGCATTGAAGTTACCAATGTAGCTCCAGGCGATTTCGCTACCAATATAGCATCAGGAAGATATCATACACCAGTTTTTGAAAATTCGCCCTATAAAGAAGTTTATCAAAGCAATTTGGATTTAATGGATACTCATGTAAATAGTGGAAACGACCCCATTGAAATGGCAGAAGCTATTTATAAAATCATCAAAACATCAAAACCAAAAGTTCATTATAAAGTAGGGAGTTTTATGCAAAAATTTTCAATTGTATTAAAAAAAATATTACCAGATACAATTTATGAAAAATTATTAATGAATCATTATAAATTGTAA
- a CDS encoding DUF4199 domain-containing protein: protein MENQTTTPKQIMLNYGLVLGLTSILINVIIFAIGKTYDPHWSVGVLGFIIMIVILVLGIKKMKEINGGYLGLGEALKIGLGIALISALISVIYTLIFTNYIEPEYFTRMAEVQQQKMLEAYPNFTDEQLEASMAMTKKMSGPFVTSAMTIIGSLFFGFIIALIGGLVMKKTNEEIDSI, encoded by the coding sequence ATGGAAAACCAAACAACTACACCAAAACAAATAATGTTAAACTATGGTTTAGTATTAGGCCTTACAAGTATTTTAATTAATGTTATTATTTTTGCCATTGGTAAAACTTACGACCCTCACTGGTCTGTAGGAGTTCTAGGATTTATTATTATGATAGTAATATTAGTCTTGGGAATTAAAAAAATGAAAGAAATTAATGGAGGTTACTTAGGCTTAGGCGAAGCCTTAAAAATAGGACTAGGAATTGCCCTTATCTCAGCATTAATCAGTGTTATTTATACTCTAATTTTCACAAATTATATTGAACCAGAATATTTTACAAGAATGGCTGAAGTACAGCAACAAAAGATGTTAGAAGCTTATCCTAATTTTACCGATGAACAGTTAGAAGCTTCTATGGCTATGACAAAAAAAATGTCAGGTCCTTTTGTAACTTCAGCAATGACAATTATTGGTAGTTTATTTTTTGGATTTATAATTGCTTTAATAGGAGGCTTGGTTATGAAAAAAACAAATGAAGAAATTGATAGTATTTAA
- a CDS encoding glycosyltransferase family 2 protein, translated as MDISVVIPLLNEEESLNELYDWIVKVMQSNRYSYEILFIDDGSTDNSWKVIEKLSEKDSNVKGIRFQKNYGKSQALNAGFKKVKGDVVITMDADLQDSPDEIPELYHLIKKENFDLISGWKKKRYDSKIRKNLPSKLFNAAARKTSGLKLHDFNCGLKAYKNEVVKNIDVNGEMHRYIPVLAKNAGYTKIDEKVVAHQARKYGITKFGIDRFINGFLDLITIWFLSKFGKRPMHLFGLLGTIMFIIGCTFAFYLGIDKLFFNPTGRLITQRPQFYLALVTMIIGTQFFLAGFLGEIILRTKTDTKRYTISSKINC; from the coding sequence ATGGATATATCAGTAGTTATTCCACTATTGAACGAAGAAGAATCTTTAAATGAATTATACGATTGGATTGTAAAGGTTATGCAATCCAATCGTTATTCTTATGAAATCCTTTTTATTGATGATGGTAGTACCGATAATTCTTGGAAGGTAATTGAAAAATTATCAGAAAAAGATAGTAACGTAAAAGGAATTCGTTTTCAAAAAAACTATGGAAAATCTCAAGCATTAAATGCTGGTTTTAAAAAAGTTAAAGGCGATGTAGTAATAACTATGGATGCTGATTTACAAGACAGTCCAGATGAAATTCCAGAATTATACCACCTCATTAAAAAAGAAAACTTCGATTTAATTTCAGGATGGAAAAAAAAGCGATACGATTCCAAAATTCGAAAAAATTTACCTTCAAAATTATTCAATGCAGCCGCACGTAAAACATCTGGATTAAAATTACACGATTTTAATTGTGGATTAAAAGCCTATAAAAATGAAGTTGTAAAAAATATTGACGTTAATGGTGAAATGCATCGGTATATTCCTGTTTTAGCCAAAAATGCAGGATATACTAAAATTGATGAGAAAGTAGTTGCACATCAAGCTAGAAAATACGGTATTACAAAATTTGGAATAGACAGATTTATCAATGGTTTCTTAGATTTAATTACCATTTGGTTTTTATCAAAATTTGGAAAAAGACCTATGCATCTGTTTGGGCTATTAGGAACTATCATGTTTATTATAGGATGTACTTTTGCTTTTTATTTGGGGATTGATAAATTATTTTTTAACCCTACAGGTAGGTTAATTACACAACGACCTCAGTTTTACTTGGCTTTAGTAACTATGATTATTGGAACTCAATTCTTTTTAGCTGGTTTTTTAGGCGAAATTATTTTACGCACTAAAACCGACACCAAACGTTACACTATTTCAAGTAAAATTAATTGCTAA